In Thamnophis elegans isolate rThaEle1 chromosome 4, rThaEle1.pri, whole genome shotgun sequence, the following proteins share a genomic window:
- the PTCRA gene encoding pre T-cell antigen receptor alpha isoform X1, with the protein MHLYNKPFLWITGHHSLGLFSTLTPPLYLEINGERKTLFVCLVNDLSENSLGVIWFSNGNGSMLDSYTYGILKEEDGSFSTIAQISIPSKEFESWNIVICSVAQNKNSRIWNTTYLQISEEQHMDDLCLSESQGVVEEQMLSTEILHNRTQELHILAIRTLLFKILMFNVLMTCCILYKR; encoded by the exons ATGCATCTTTATAATAAACCATTTCTTTGGATAACAGGTCACCATTCCTTAGGTCTATTTTCAACTCTGACACCACCACTCTATCTGGAAATAAATGGTGAAAGAAAGACCCTGTTTGTATGTTTGGTGAATGATTTATCAGAGAACTCACTGGGAGTCATTTGGTTTTCCAATGGAAATGGGAGTATGTTGGACTCTTATACTTATGGCATTTTGAAGGAAGAGGATGGCTCTTTCAGCACAATCGCACAAATTTCCATACCCAGCAAAGAATTTGAATCATGGAATATTGTCATTTGCTCGGTTGCACAAAATAAAAACTCAAGAATATGGAACACTACCTATCTACAAATCTCTG aggagCAACATATGGATGATCTGTGTCTGTCTGAAAGTCAAGGAG TAGTAGAGGAACAGATGTTGTCTACTGAAATTCTGCATAATCGCACACAAGAATTACATATTCTGGCCATCAGAACTTTGCTCTTCAAGATCCTAATGTTTAATGTACTGATGACCTGCTGCATCCTTTACAAAAGATAA
- the PTCRA gene encoding pre T-cell antigen receptor alpha isoform X2 produces the protein MHLYNKPFLWITGHHSLGLFSTLTPPLYLEINGERKTLFVCLVNDLSENSLGVIWFSNGNGSMLDSYTYGILKEEDGSFSTIAQISIPSKEFESWNIVICSVAQNKNSRIWNTTYLQISEEQHMDDLCLSESQGVEEQMLSTEILHNRTQELHILAIRTLLFKILMFNVLMTCCILYKR, from the exons ATGCATCTTTATAATAAACCATTTCTTTGGATAACAGGTCACCATTCCTTAGGTCTATTTTCAACTCTGACACCACCACTCTATCTGGAAATAAATGGTGAAAGAAAGACCCTGTTTGTATGTTTGGTGAATGATTTATCAGAGAACTCACTGGGAGTCATTTGGTTTTCCAATGGAAATGGGAGTATGTTGGACTCTTATACTTATGGCATTTTGAAGGAAGAGGATGGCTCTTTCAGCACAATCGCACAAATTTCCATACCCAGCAAAGAATTTGAATCATGGAATATTGTCATTTGCTCGGTTGCACAAAATAAAAACTCAAGAATATGGAACACTACCTATCTACAAATCTCTG aggagCAACATATGGATGATCTGTGTCTGTCTGAAAGTCAAGGAG TAGAGGAACAGATGTTGTCTACTGAAATTCTGCATAATCGCACACAAGAATTACATATTCTGGCCATCAGAACTTTGCTCTTCAAGATCCTAATGTTTAATGTACTGATGACCTGCTGCATCCTTTACAAAAGATAA